A genomic window from Camelina sativa cultivar DH55 chromosome 2, Cs, whole genome shotgun sequence includes:
- the LOC104730381 gene encoding uncharacterized protein LOC104730381, producing the protein MGIETAVLALLDKIGLGTIAYKQYEMYPDLVCQFMATVGVYYQNERLKNVQEGILSFFIRGIRYRLPLRDLCGIYGFERDFTEVVLPAHFPTVQDFWSLFRNGQCDSKASTQTDVRHPVLRYVTRLIGHTFLCKMEPGKMRVTEMVLLYFGLRDLIAGVFPKSKLDRPVNMGAVFAHHLVSLKTKPFTGKGKKIESVGSLLTPIFRHFRIDLESCRIVTDCPVMDAEYMMHAQWMKKTLLWCFSDSRGAHLVQLPQADLTDIGEDYHQLQFEPDPCDLVTQPTTRRRTPRAAPTPSEEFTTTNSVGGKHRASLSSALRLSF; encoded by the coding sequence ATGGGAATTGAGACTGCGGTTTTAGCTTTGTTGGATAAGATTGGTTTAGGGACCATTGCATATAAGCAGTATGAGATGTATCCAGATCTTGTTTGTCAATTTATGGCTACAGTGGGTGTTTACTATCAGAATGAGCGATTGAAGAATGTGCAGGAAGGgattttgtctttctttatTAGAGGTATTCGTTACAGGCTACCACTCAGGGATCTCTGCGGGATTTATGGTTTTGAGAGAGACTTTACAGAAGTTGTACTTCCTGCTCATTTTCCTACGGTGCAGGATTTCTGGAGCCTGTTCAGAAACGGGCAGTGTGATTCCAAGGCGTCTACACAGACAGATGTTAGACATCCGGTCCTAAGGTATGTCACTCGTCTCATTGGGCACACATTTTTGTGCAAGATGGAGCCTGGGAAGATGAGGGTCACGGAGATGGTCTTATTGTACTTTGGATTGAGAGACTTGATTGCTGGAGTTTTTCCTAAGTCTAAGTTGGATAGGCCTGTTAACATGGGTGCAGTTTTCGCGCATCATTTGGTTTCCTTGAAGACCAAGCCTTTCACTGGAAAGGGGAAGAAGATAGAGAGCGTTGGAAGTCTTTTGACTCCGATCTTCAGGCACTTTAGGATCGACCTAGAGAGTTGCAGGATTGTTACTGACTGCCCTGTTATGGATGCTGAGTACATGATGCATGCTCAGTGGATGAAGAAGACTTTGTTGTGGTGTTTCAGTGACAGCAGAGGGGCACATTTGGTTCAGTTGCCACAGGCTGATCTTACTGACATTGGAGAGGATTATCATCAGCTTCAATTTGAGCCTGACCCGTGTGACCTTGTCACTCAGCCGACCACTCGACGTCGCACTCCTCGTGCTGCTCCTACACCTTCTGAGGAGTTTACGACTACTAACTCTGTTGGGGGTAAACACAGAGCCTCTTTGTCTTCTGCCCTCCGTTTGAGTTTCTAG
- the LOC104730371 gene encoding uncharacterized protein LOC104730371 — translation MDTRKIPVFCYWNGCIKDGPDGPFYEGSSPRVIRVDRKIELSQLLEDLHRVTGFEKGKFQIDLIGRYPSIVQQPMVRYMRLPVMDDCSLETIPEVPIYHPCINNVELYLEIKAVVSDEGTVHISHQSPLEDNANRKRSRQEEASVNADVNVSVRNTKLRSLPEDNHNGWIEDEESTDVPEYNHNGWIEDEASTDVPEDNHNGWIEDEESTDA, via the coding sequence ATGGATACAAGAAAGATTCCAGTGTTCTGTTATTGGAATGGATGTATAAAAGATGGTCCTGATGGTCCATTCTATGAAGGTTCAAGTCCAAGAGTGATCAGAGTTGATAGAAAAATCGAATTATCCCAATTGTTGGAGGATCTGCATCGAGTTACTGGTTTTGAGAAGGGAAAGTTTCAGATTGATTTGATTGGTAGGTACCCTTCCATTGTTCAACAACCGATGGTCAGGTATATGCGTTTGCCTGTTATGGATGATTGTAGCCTTGAGACCATCCCAGAGGTTCCAATCTACCATCCTTGTATCAACAATGTGGAGTTATATTTAGAGATCAAAGCagttgtttctgatgaaggaACTGTTCATATATCTCATCAGTCGCCATTGGAAGATAATGCAAACCGAAAGCGTTCTCGGCAAGAGGAGGCTAGCGTCAATGCAGATGTAAATGTGAGTGTGAGGAACACTAAACTAAGAAGTCTGCCGGAGGATAACCATAATGGGTGGATTGAAGATGAGGAGAGTACAGATGTGCCAGAGTATAACCATAATGGGTGGATTGAAGATGAAGCGAGTACAGATGTGCCGGAGGATAACCATAATGGGTGGATTGAAGATGAGGAGAGTACAGATGCCTGA
- the LOC104730392 gene encoding mitogen-activated protein kinase kinase kinase 7-like, whose translation MEQFRQIGEVLGSLNALMVLQDDILINQRQCCLLLDIFSLAFNTVAEEIRQNLKLEEKQTKWRALEQPLRELYRVFKEGELYVKHCMDSSDWWGKVINLHQNKDCVEFHIHNLFCYFSAVVEAIEAAGEISGLDPSEMDRRRVVFSRKYDIEWNDPKLFQWRFGKQYLVPRDILSRFENSWREDRWNLVEALQQKRKSDSDDIGKTEKRLADLLLKKLTGLEQFNGKLFPSSILLGSKDYQVKRRLDADGQYKEIQWLGDSFALRHFFSDLEPLSSEISSLLALCHSNILQYLCGFYDEERKECFLVMELMRKDMQSYMKENCGPRRRYLFSVPVVIDIMLQVARGMEYLHGNDIFHGDLNPMNILLKERSHTDGYFHAKISGFGLSSVKARSSSRPGSPDPVIWYAPEVLAEMEQDLNGKIPKSKLTHKADVYSFAMVCFELITGKVPFEDSHLQGEQMAINIRMGERPLFPFPSPKYLVSLIKRCWHSEPSQRPNFSSVCRILRYIKKFLVVNPDHGHPQMQTPLVDCWDLEARFLRKFPGDAGSHTASVNQIPFQLYSYRVLEREKMNPNTKESLEGSSESESVSAVEDPPNAMITRDTKSLCLDTISEYSDTRSVYSEAPIKKVSGLKKSGEMAKLRKSPSLGSEKLRSTGTSPVKARSSPKASPLSPFGRSIKARKDNRLPLSPMSPLSPGIRRQQTGHASDSELT comes from the exons ATGGAGCAATTCAGACAAATCGGTGAAGTTCTTGGAAGTCTTAATGCACTTATGGTATTACAAGATGATATCTTGATCAACCAAAGACAATGTTGTCTCTTGTTAGACATCTTCAGTTTAGCTTTCAACACCGTTGCAGAAGAGATCAGACAGAATCTCAAGCTTGAAGAGAAGCAGACTAAATGGAGAGCTCTTGAACAACCTTTAAGGGAGCTTTACAGAGTTTTCAAAGAAGGTGAGTTGTACGTTAAGCATTGTATGGACAGTAGTGACTGGTGGGGCAAAGTTATCAATCTTCATCAAAACAAAGATTGTGTTGAGTTTCATATACACAACTTGTTCTGTTATTTCTCTGCCGTTGTTGAAGCCATCGAAGCCGCTGGGGAGATTTCAGGTCTTGACCCTTCTGAGATGGACAGAAGGAGAGTTGTGTTCTCAAGAAAGTATGATATAGAGTGGAATGATCCTAAGCTGTTTCAATGGAGGTTTGGGAAACAGTACTTGGTACCAAGGGATATTCTCAGCCGGTTTGAGAATTCTTGGAGAGAAGATAGATGGAATCTAGTGGAGGCATTACAACAGAAGAGGAAATCAGACAGCGATGATATTGGCAAAACCGAGAAGCGTTTAGCTGACTTGCTTTTGAAGAAGTTAACCGGTTTGGAGCAGTTTAACGGGAAACTGTTTCCAAGCTCTATACTTCTTGGTTCAAAGGACTACCAAGTGAAGAGAAGGTTAGATGCAGATGGACAATACAAGGAGATTCAATGGCTAGGTGATAGCTTTGCACTAAGGCACTTTTTCAGCGATCTTGAGCCGCTAAGTTCTGAGATTTCATCTCTTTTAGCGCTTTGTCATTCGAATATACTTCAGTACCTATGTGGATTCTATGATGAAGAAAGGAAAGAATGTTTTTTGGTTATGGAGCTAATGCGCAAAGATATGCAGAGTTACATGAAAGAGAACTGCGgaccaagaagaagatatcTCTTCTCGGTACCAGTAGTGATTGATATCATGCTGCAAGTTGCAAGGGGAATGGAGTATCTCCATGGAAACGATATCTTCCATGGAGATTTAAACCCTATGAACATTCTTTTGAAAGAGAGGAGTCATACTGATGGTTATTTCCATGCGAAAATTTCTGGATTCGGTTTATCTTCTGTCAAAGCTCGGTCATCCTCGAGACCAGGCAGTCCTGATCCTGTGATATGGTACGCACCTGAAGTTCTAGCGGAGATGGAACAAGACTTGAATGGTAAAATTCCGAAATCGAAGTTGACTCATAAAGCTGATGTGTATAGCTTTGCAATGGTGTGTTTTGAGCTCATAACAGGTAAAGTTCCATTTGAAGATAGTCATCTTCAAGGTGAACAAATGGCCATCAACATTAGGATGGGAGAGAGGCCTCTGTTCCCTTTCCCTTCACCAAAATACCTCGTTAGTCTGATTAAACGGTGTTGGCACTCAGAACCGAGTCAGCGTCCTAACTTCTCTTCGGTTTGTCGGATACTACGTTACATCAAGAAGTTCCTGGTTGTGAATCCAGATCATGGTCATCCTCAAATGCAAACTCCACTAGTTGATTGTTGGGATCTAGAAGCAAGGTTCTTGAGAAAGTTCCCAGGTGATGCAGGGTCTCACACGGCGTCCGTGAACCAAATCCCTTTCCAACTATACTCATACCGGGTTttggaaagagagaagatgaatcCAAACACGAAAGAAAGCTTAGAGGGAAGTAGTGAATCTGAAAGCGTTTCAGCTGTTGAAGATCCACCCAATGCCATGATTACAAGAGATACAAAGTCATTGTGTTTAGATACAATATCTGAATACTCAGATACAAGATCAGTCTACTCAGAAGCTCCCATCAAAAAGGTCTCAGGTTTAAAGAAGAGCGGCGAAATGGCAAAACTCAGAAAAAGTCCAAGCTTAG GTTCAGAGAAGTTGAGATCCACAGGAACTTCACCCGTAAAAGCAAGATCATCGCCAAAAGCATCACCATTGAGTCCATTTGGAAGAAGCATCAAAGCAAGGAAAGATAATAGATTGCCTTTGAGTCCAATGAGTCCTCTAAGCCCAGGAATACGTAGACAACAAACTGGTCATGCTTCAGATTCTGAGCTTACTTAG
- the LOC104754558 gene encoding uncharacterized protein LOC104754558, whose translation MDTRKVTVFCYWNGCIKDGYDGPFYEGSSPRAIRVDSKIELSQLLDDLHRVTGFEKGKYQIDLIGRYPSIVQQQMVKYVRLPIVDDCSLMIMLEVLSHHPSINNVELYLEVKPVSDQATRKRSRQEDTYADGSVRDNTLGIPLEHNSNGWIEDDENMDDGEYGIGGGKAAAQKDSRMTKSGLMKGVCDSVSKKVIFSNSWLDERELHVGMVFRDKVELEKAVELYSNRRQREYIAYEDNIFTCKKRKVCGWVLKAAETKSHGFEITEYTDAHTCKPVDVGSDFLAGEIKGLLKAQPSLAIAELIKWVKKEFGYGVSDDSMRNAKKKAITAILGDLDKSFSVLPKFMAALSSSNKMLLDWQYDSFSDRRDASFRSVFFTFQQSVEGIPHCRPLILVDTVDLSGKYPGKLLVAAGLDAENSLFPLAFAITTEESLSADTWRWFFACIKKKVTQREGLCLITSLSPDIAAVVKEPECQWVQHRFCLRHLCFKFYDVFNNNLMTEFVYKAGSTKYISIFDKYLKKIEEMNPEARKWLDQIPLHQWALAHDSDRLRYGIMTTNLIFTTYSFVNKSRDLPITACILLIFDHLAELFKSRHGLLEESLKNRGEVYAKHVMKKLEEYKLTSXIRKKVTQREGLCLITSLSPDIAAVVKEPECQWVQHRFCLRHLCFKFYDVFNNNLMTEFVYKAGSTKYISIFDKYLKKIEEMNPEARKWLDQIPLHQWALAHDSDRLRYGIMTTNLIFTTYSFVNKSRDLPITACILLIFDHLAELFKSRHGLLEESLKNRGEVYAKHVMKKLEEYKLASRTLDVLPIDQTAERFQVTKVLQTVNKKYFVHCRDRGCTCQTWQVYKYPCSHVLAVCRRLNYDHLQYVNDFYKTESFLGVYAAEFNPLPGVSNWPEASDVPTLFPPGSGEISVFLPVASESPCGKSSKPNDADMGAIGGSETRRSARPKKPNSRYVK comes from the exons ATGGATACAAGGAAGGTTACAGTCTTCTGTTATTGGAATGGTTGCATCAAAGATGGTTATGATGGTCCATTCTATGAAGGATCAAGTCCAAGAGCAATCAGAGTTGACAGCAAAATCGAACTATCCCAGTTGTTGGATGATCTGCATCGAGTTACTGGTTTTGAAAAGGGAAAGTATCAGATTGATTTGATTGGTAGGTACCCTTCCATTGTTCAACAACAGATGGTCAAGTATGTGCGTTTGCCCATTGTGGATGATTGTAGTTTGATGATAATGCTGGAGGTTCTAAGTCACCATCCTTCTATCAATAATGTGGAGTTGTATCTAGAGGTCAAACCGGTTTCTGATCAGGCGACCCGAAAGCGTTCTCGGCAAGAGGATACTTATGCTGATGGGAGTGTGAGAGATAACACATTAGGAATTCCACTGGAGCATAATAGCAACGGGtggattgaagatgatgagaatatGGATGATGGAGAATATGGAATTGGTGGTGGTAAAGCCGCTGCACAGAAGGATTCTAGGATGACAAAGTCAGGTCTAATGAAAGGGGTCTGCGATAGTGTCTCAAAGAAGGTGATTTTCTCTAATTCATGGCTTGATGAACGTGAGTTGCATGTTGGGATGGTTTTTAGAGATAAAGTTGAACTGGAGAAAGCAGTGGAGTTGTACTCTAATAGAAGACAACGTGAGTACATCGCGTACGAAGACAATATATTCACGTGCAAGAAAAGGAAAGTCTGCGGGTGGGTTCTCAAGGCAGCTGAAACGAAGAGCCATGGCTTTGAGATAACAGAATATACAGATGCACATACTTGTAAGCCAGTAGATGTGGGCTCAGATTTTCTTGCAGGTGAAATCAAAGGTCTACTAAAAGCTCAGCCCTCGCTCGCAATTGCAGAGCTGATTAAGTGGGTGAAAAAAGAATTTGGCTACGGAGTTTCCGATGATAGTATGCGGAATGCTAAAAAGAAAGCAATCACTGCAATCTTGGGAGATTTGGACAAGAGTTTTAGCGTGTTGCCAAAGTTCATGGCAGCTCTCTCCTCATCTAATAAGATGCTTTTAGATTGGCAATATGATAGTTTCTCTGATCGCAGAGATGCATCCTTTCGTTCTGTGTTTTTTACGTTTCAGCAGTCAGTTGAAGGGATTCCTCACTGCAGACCTCTCATTTTAGTGGATACGGTGGACTTGAGTGGCAAATACCCTGGGAAATTGTTGGTTGCAGCTGGGTTAGATGCTGAAAACAGTCTTTTCCCACTTGCGTTTGCGATTACTACCGAAGAAAGTTTGTCAGCTGATACTTGGCGTTGGTTCTTTGCGTGCATCAAAAAGAAAGTGACGCAAAGGGAAGGCCTTTGTCTGATAACAAGTCTGAGTCCTGACATCGCTGCAGTTGTTAAGGAACCTGAGTGTCAGTGGGTGCAACACCGGTTCTGTCTTAGGCATCTGTGCTTCAAgttttatgatgttttcaatAACAATCTCATGACAGAGTTTGTATACAAGGCTGGATCCACGAAATACATATCAATCTTTGACAAGTACTTGAAGAAAATCGAAGAGATGAATCCGGAGGCTCGGAAATGGTTAGACCAGATACCTCTGCACCAATGGGCTTTGGCTCACGATAGTGACAGGCTGAGATACGGGATCATGACTACAAACTTAATCTTTACAACTTACAGTTTTGTAAACAAGTCCCGTGATCTTCCAATCACAGCCTGCATCTTGCTAATCTTTGATCACCTGGCAGAGCTTTTCAAATCGCGACATGGTCTTCTCGAGGAGTCTCTAAAGAACAGAGGAGAGGTGTATGCTAAACATGTCATGAAAAAGCTAGAAGAGTACAAGTTAACCTCTAGNATACG AAAGAAAGTGACGCAAAGGGAAGGCCTTTGTCTGATAACAAGTCTGAGTCCTGACATCGCTGCAGTTGTTAAGGAACCTGAGTGTCAGTGGGTGCAACACCGGTTCTGTCTTAGGCATCTGTGCTTCAAgttttatgatgttttcaatAACAATCTCATGACAGAGTTTGTATACAAGGCTGGATCCACGAAATACATATCAATCTTTGACAAGTACTTGAAGAAAATCGAAGAGATGAATCCGGAGGCTCGGAAATGGTTAGACCAGATACCTCTGCACCAATGGGCTTTGGCTCACGATAGTGACAGGCTGAGATACGGGATCATGACTACAAACTTAATCTTTACAACTTACAGTTTTGTAAACAAGTCCCGTGATCTTCCAATCACAGCCTGCATCTTGCTAATCTTTGATCACCTGGCAGAGCTTTTCAAATCGCGACATGGTCTTCTCGAGGAGTCTCTAAAGAACAGAGGAGAGGTGTATGCTAAACATGTCATGAAAAAGCTAGAAGAGTACAAGTTAGCCTCTAGAACACTCGACGTATTGCCTATAGACCAGACTGCAGAGAGGTTTCAGGTCACAAAAGTGCTGCAAACTGTAaacaagaaatattttgttcACTGCAGGGATCGAGGTTGCACGTGTCAGACATGGCAAGTTTACAAGTATCCGTGTTCGCATGTGTTAGCTGTTTGCAGGAGGCTGAACTATGACCATTTGCAGTATGTAAATGACTTCTACAAGACAGAGAGTTTTCTTGGAGTTTATGCTGCTGAGTTTAATCCACTTCCAGGAGTCTCCAATTGGCCAGAAGCTTCCGATGTTCCAACGCTGTTTCCTCCTGGAAGTGGTGAGATATCAGTTTTCCTGCCAGTGGCTAGCGAGTCACCCTGCGGGAAGTCATCTAAGCCAAATGATGCGGACATGGGAGCGATAGGAGGAAGCGAAACGAGACGATCAGCGCGACCAAAGAAGCCGAACAGCAGATATGTCAAATAA
- the LOC109126995 gene encoding uncharacterized protein LOC109126995, which translates to MASSSQLTINTGTPLTDAKDYRMIVGSLQYLGFTRPDIAFPINRLSQFMHRPTNAHWQAVKRVLRYLAGTSTLGIFLHRDVPLTVHAFSDVDWGRDKATYVSTNAYTVYFGGSPVSWSSKKQRSVSRSSTEAEYRVVANTASELRWICSLLHELGVTLPLAPVIYCDNIGAIYLCANPVFHSKMKHVALDYHFVREHIQSAVPRVAHISGDDQLADALTKPLPSQRFAELSFKIGVKKLPPS; encoded by the coding sequence ATGGCCTCTTCGTCTCAGCTCACAATTAATACCGGCACACCTCTCACTGATGCAAAGGATTATCGCATGATCGTTGGGAGTCTTCAGTATCTTGGGTTCACACGACCTGACATTGCCTTTCCCATCAATCGCCTCTCTCAGTTTATGCACAGGCCAACGAATGCACACTGGCAAGCCGTGAAACGGGTATTGCGGTATCTTGCGGGCACTTCTACTCTAGGGATCTTCCTTCATCGTGATGTTCCTCTTACTGTCCATGCATTCTCGGATGTGGATTGGGGTCGCGACAAGGCTACCTATGTTTCTACGAACGCCTATACTGTCTATTTTGGTGGAAGTCCAGTCTCATGGTCatccaagaaacagaggagtgtCTCGCGGTCGTCAACTGAGGCAGAGTATCGCGTTGTTGCCAACACCGCCTCTGAGTTACGCTGGATCTGTTCACTACTTCATGAGTTGGGCGTCACTCTTCCGCTTGCTCCGGTAATTTATTGTGACAACATAGGAGCAATTTATCTTTGTGCGAACCCTGTGTTTCATTCCAAGATGAAACATGTTGCGTTAGACTATCACTTCGTTCGTGAGCATATTCAATCCGCTGTTCCTCGAGTCGCACATATCTCCGGTGATGATCAACTTGCGGATGCTCTCACTAAGCCATTACCATCGCAACGTTTTGCAGAGTTAAGTTTCAAGATCGGAGTCAAGAAActgcctccatcttga
- the LOC104754568 gene encoding uncharacterized protein LOC104754568, protein MLNQDVIQEILSHCSATEIARFRLQNKECNKRSYELRFIDHHLHKANSVFGYFAHYEDKWSRYHPRFVPGVEAEQEDKEDKTQISLQFLPRNNTKIKACDTHHGILLCIGDRFKEAKTIPEYIVCKPATKQFRIIPNPKTRYLTIATGLMVISLTPFRYKIIRVSEPRRWTTKEGFYNHNCEVFDSDTFAWKRLNDFELSEFFPREAIPVSAYGFLHWLTRKNNVIRFCMRTETWSIFSVPDVLLDDSSLILVSYEGKLGVTQHSESRNGAELWVLENSLRKSWVKVEDAKITALNDEYAQPFWFPSSDVVSLAASDRFGLYNMNSNNCRYLHKNEAFFSSGHPPSSHLIPFYSNYDRVCLHKDEVERKDKKEVRDEESFFPVRLLTKLWFYPFLLKLRQSLFG, encoded by the coding sequence ATGTTGAACCAAGACGTGATTCAAGAGATCCTCTCTCATTGTTCAGCGACGGAGATTGCAAGATTCCGTCTACAAAACAAAGAGTGCAACAAACGAAGTTACGAGTTGAGATTTATCGATCATCATCTCCATAAAGCCAACTCTGTTTTCGGCTATTTTGCTCATTACGAGGACAAATGGTCTAGGTATCACCCCCGTTTCGTCCCCGGCGTTGAAGCAGaacaagaagacaaagaagataaaACCCAAATCTCGCTTCAGTTTCTTCCTCGGAACAACACAAAGATCAAAGCTTGTGATACACATCATGGGATTTTGCTCTGTATCGGTGATAGGTTTAAAGAAGCGAAAACAATACCAGAGTACATCGTTTGTAAACCTGCTACAAAGCAGTTCCGGATCAtaccaaaccctaaaactcgATATCTGACGATCGCAACCGGTTTAATGGTGATTTCTTTGACTCCGTTTCGGTATAAGATCATTAGGGTTTCTGAACCAAGGAGATGGACGACAAAGGAGGGTTTCTATAATCACAACTGCGAGGTCTTCGATTCTGATACCTTCGCGTGGAAGCGACTGAATGATTTCGAGTTATCAGAGTTTTTCCCGAGAGAAGCTATACCGGTATCAGCATACGGTTTCTTGCATTGGTTAACAAGGAAGAACAACGTGATCCGGTTCTGTATGCGAACCGAAACTTGGTCTATTTTCTCTGTTCCGGACGTACTATTGGACGATAGCAGTCTCATCTTGGTCAGCTACGAAGGAAAGCTAGGTGTTACTCAACATTCGGAATCAAGAAACGGAGCTGAGTTATGGGTTTTGGAGAACAGTTTGAGAAAGTCTTGGGTAAAAGTGGAAGACGCAAAAATTACAGCGTTGAATGATGAATATGCACAACCCTTTTGGTTCCCAAGTAGCGACGTCGTATCATTGGCGGCTAGTGATCGGTTCGGTCTCTACAACATGAATAGCAACAACTGTCGATATTTGCATAAGAATGAAGCTTTTTTCTCGTCCGGCCACCCACCCAGTTCTCATCTTATACCTTTCTACTCAAACTACGACAGAGTTTGTTTGCATAAAGATGAAGttgaaagaaaagataagaaagaagtgagagatgaagagagTTTTTTTCCCGTTCGGCTACTCACCAAGTTATGGTTTTACCCCTTTCTATTAAAACTACGACAGAGCTTGTTTGGATAA